The region TTTTATGTacaagaatcagaaaaaaaaaaaataaataaataaataacatcttgATAAGCTAGGCATGATGGGTGGCTTAAAACTTAGGCCGCAAACCCGAGTCTGACTGTAAACTCCATGTATTTTCTACTGAACTTGGGAGAGCCTAGAGTGCTGGCCCCTTCACCCTACCTTAAGGCGTGCTTCCCTTGAGCCTCTCTAGTCTCTTCCCAGCAGAGCATAGGGCTCTCTGGAGTCACGGAGATGCTTTATGTATAATGGCCTCATAAACGCTCTGTGACAAACACAGGCCAGCACGGGCATTGGTGTGGGGGGGAACTGGGAgcctgggtggaggtggggctgtgAATGCTCCGGTATAGTGGAGAGGGTACCCAGGAAGAATCCAAGCATCTGGCAAGGATTTAAGGAGTTAGTTAGTTATAAGGACCAGTGACATGTATATCCAGAGCTTGGCCTGCCTATTACAATTTACATGACGTTAGCCTTGTGAACTAAAAAACGTTCAGAGCTTCATTACCTCATCTGAAACATGGGATGCTAACAACTGTCTCCATCTCAAAGGGTTGTTTTGAGAATTAAACACACCGATGCACAGAAAATGCTTAACATAGTGCCTAATGTGGAAATACTCAATAACTAgcaattatattattttcaactAGGTATGTCTGGGGTAGGAGGCTGGTCCTGCAATATATTACCAACAGTCCTCTGCCACCCACCTCCTGGGATTTCAGGAGCACCTGCTGCCTGTTCTGGGTAAGCTGGTATCAATGGCCCAGTGTTCACCTCTCAAGGGTAGTGGTCCCAATTCCCCCTATACCTCCTGCTCTTGGCTTTGGCTCCAGCAGTGAGGAGCATCCTTGGGAAGTCATGTGGACCAGGTTCAGCACCAACCTCAAAGCCACACAGGATTTCTGACTCAGTAGGGttactattactgtgatgaaacatcatgaccaaagcccCGTGGGAGGAAGAGGCTTATTTGGTTTACGCTGCTGCATTGTAGTCCTTGGTTGGAGGAAGCCAGGACCGGAACTCAGACAGGCctagaacctggagacaggagctgatgcagaagccatggagggaggggtgctgcttactggcttgctcctcacggtTGCTCAGCCTACTTTTGTATAGAACCCAGGAATCCCAGGGATGGCACCCCCACAATGGTCAGTGTCCTCCCCAatcaatctctaattaagaaaatgtctgacAGGCTTTCCCACAGCCTCATTTTatgaaggtattttcttaattcagagtctctcaggtgactctagcttgtatcaaactGACattaaaactagccagtacatcTATAAGGGACCAAGGCCTGGGCAGGACCACACTTACCTGTGACAGGCACCGGAGGTATCGAGACACAGCCTTGCGTGCAGGGCTGTTTTTAACCAGCTCATCCTCCTTGCAGGGCACTTTGGCTAGGAAAAGCTGCACCTGGCTGGGGGTCATGTTAGCAAAATCCAGAAACTTCTCAGGGTCCACAGAGTTGCTGAaggcacacacaaaacacttCCCGTCAAGGAGAGCTAGCAGGATCCAGACCAGGGGTGCTGCTAGGGCTCGCTGCAGCACAGAGGAACACATGTACCtgcaagcagagaaagaggacTCAATGGGCACGCAGGAGGCAGGGATGGTCAGTGAGGACCAAACTGGTAGAGTGACCACTTCCTAGCTGTGAGAGCTTGGCTAggatttctacacacacacacacacacacacacacacacacacacacacacacacacacatacacacacacacacacacacacagcagcagcatggcCTTATACACCCCAGTTTGACCTTGAAGTCTCTGTGTAGTAGATAAAGAAAACCTTTCGCTTCTGGtccccctgcctcctctttctgagtTCCGGGACTACAGGAGTGTGCCATCCCATCTGGAGGATGCAGTGCTGGGGTCCAGCCCAGGCCCTCAcgcattctaggcaagcactccgcCGAGGGATCTATGTCTCCAGCCCTTGGCCAGAGTTCTAGGTGTGCCAATGCTTCATCGTTCTGGAAAGCAGGTCTGCTGCAGGAGCATGCCAGGGCGGAGGAAAGTGGCTTTAGAGACGCCTTACTTGCAAGGTGCTCAGCAGAGCACATCTTGGCCCCAGGTAGGCATTCCATGCCAGCCTGTGGGCATTAGGAATCGCTGAGCTTTATCAGCCAGTTTGTATGCGTATTGCCAGACCTTGAGGACAGGGTTGCAGCAGATAAGGCGCTTGTTTCAGGAAGCTTTCAAGAAAGGAAATAGCGCCTTCAAATAAACCATTGCCTCTTGCTGCATGcatgacaaacaaacaacaaaataaaacaaagcaacaaaagccTTCTATGCATTCAATGGGACTAATGTGACCTGGGTAATTCTTGgcaatctgatttttttttttttttttttttctgagacagggtttctttatgttatcttggctgtcctagactcgctttatagaccaggctggcctcgaactcgcagcaatccacctgcctctgcctcccgagtgctgcggttaaaggtgtgcaccaccacgccctgctctcaATCATTCTTATAGTTACAGTAGTGGCCtggaaaggtgaaaaaaaatgagaggaacaaaaatgtatgttttcaggaccaGCAAGATGGGTCAGCAGGTAGGGTCACTTGCTAagattgatgacctgagttcaatacctagaacctcccccacacacacacaccacacacacacacacacacacacacacacacacacataccgcacacacataccacacacacataccacacacacacacacacaccgcacacacacacacacacacacacacacaccgcacacacataccacacacacacacacacacacacacacacacacacattaccacacacacataccacacacacacacacacacacacacaccacacacacataacacacacacaacacacacacattaccacacacacacacacacaccataccgcacacactaccacacacacattaccacacacacaacacacacacacataccacacacacacacacacacacacacacacacacacacacacataccgcaCACACATaccgcacacacataccacacacacataccacacacacacacacacacacaccgcacacacacaccacacacacacacacacacacacacacacacacacacttccagacGGGAACTGGAAACTGAGCAGAACACCTTTAGCTGTCAAGGAAGAGTATAGCTGATAAAGTGAGCCGCCCTGGGCAGCAGAGAGGTCTGTGGGACCTGCCTGATGATGCCCATGTCCTTCCTTCGGTGCCCTGATGGTCGGCGCCACTCCTCCATCACCATCACAGACTGCCTATGGACcaggagaccacagaggaagagggccaGAGGGGGTGTGAGCAGCAGGCCCAGGCCATAGAGGGCGTTGTAGCGTGCTAGGCAGGGGCAGTTGAAGTCGAAGGAGGAGTACATCTTGATTGTGATGGCCGCCAGCAGAAGGCAGATGCCGTTCATCACTGACTCGGAGCTGGACTGGAGATGCTGGAAGAGCATTCGGAATCTATCCATGACTGCAGGTGCGCGGGGCACAGCTGCGGGTGGGATGCTGGGCCTTGGTCACTCAGTGGCTGGCGGGCCTGGGGTCCACAGGAGGGTGTCTCTCTTCTTAGACCCACAgtggacagaaagaaaaggctgcACGCATCCCCCAAACCAGCTCCAAGGTGCATCGGACGCTGAAGGTGATTGCCACTCCCTCCTCAGTGGGGTGTGTCATTCTGTGACCAGCTAGACCAAAGCACCTCTAGGCAAATGGGCCCTGCCTTCCTCCACAGCCTGTCTTTGGGGTTTTGGATACTCAGGTAGACAGTAGATGAGGCTCCATGGGGGACAGGCAAATTCTGGGTGTGGTGAGACAAAACATGGATGGAGCAAAATTATATTTTCGCAAGTGGCCGACACCTGGCAGCACAGCCAAGGGagatttcctgtgtgtttttggGCTGGGTGGAAGGCACAGAAATGTCTACTCCTCCCTTGaattattgatattatttttgcctgttaaaaatgtgtatgtggggctggagagatggctcagaggttaagagcactggctgttcttccaaaggtcctgagttcaattccgagcaaccacatggtagttcacaaccatctatactgagatctggtgccttcttctggcatacaggcacacataataaataaataaatctttttaaaaaaatgtgtatgtgtgtttatccTGCGTGTGTGTCTGCGCAGAGGCCATTAGGAGGTTCGGCTCTTCTGAAACTGGACTTACAGTGGTTAGTTCctatgtgggtgccaggggccaaacctgggtcttctgcaagagcagtaagtgctcttagttgctgagccatcatctctccgtGCGCCATTTTGGAGG is a window of Acomys russatus chromosome 5, mAcoRus1.1, whole genome shotgun sequence DNA encoding:
- the Calhm3 gene encoding calcium homeostasis modulator protein 3 is translated as MDRFRMLFQHLQSSSESVMNGICLLLAAITIKMYSSFDFNCPCLARYNALYGLGLLLTPPLALFLCGLLVHRQSVMVMEEWRRPSGHRRKDMGIIRYMCSSVLQRALAAPLVWILLALLDGKCFVCAFSNSVDPEKFLDFANMTPSQVQLFLAKVPCKEDELVKNSPARKAVSRYLRCLSQAIGWSITLLLIVVAFLARCLRPCFDQTVFLQRRYWSNYVDLEQKLFDETCCEHARDFAHRCVLHFFESMKSELRILGLRRRRDPAGGIPESQESPEPPEGLDDANRKAHLRAISSQKQVDHLLSTWYSSKPPLDLAASPRLWGPGLNHRAPIAAPGTKLCHQVDV